A genome region from Mugil cephalus isolate CIBA_MC_2020 chromosome 13, CIBA_Mcephalus_1.1, whole genome shotgun sequence includes the following:
- the LOC125019135 gene encoding golgin subfamily B member 1 isoform X1, protein MTSVEKRRSGRKSGGHRKHSDGGYSDTSSGGSFLDENDREVSSLTDRAFRSLCIGDEAVYNDSDLSLPSPCMQRDRQMALSHSGQDRDREREELKRAAHENFSFRMQQYGQNWIHGGMYGAQMHGDPQWDAYGDRTQGTISATFQHSFVETSQQENSLREEQLSFLSNGATELSSQQRRSRSRVSSLIRAFNSEGYRDGAGMDDKLREWNDETSWDKSALMSIQRELSEFSTSYQQNFNSSHFPAAGPFSSQDTNFYSSEVAAVAHMSHNSASSFMRASHSTHSMSAQVNCNSNFFIHSEFSPFKVWRDHNRFPFQRGEVSGFMHCSEFPRWYETPMYKEISMDDQAHAPHRSIRHPRGMAPVVAPTPPRSTSTSTMLQKASAVEKRCESELAGHFPHRKRTQSLGSNRLPSHRPSTASPTIEMSRRVRDTISSVKALQQKIKMMTEQNITTESITSQQSAFCSNDNSVVSNVVNSNISTTPFNMNQLRTPTVHAHQEAETFFQSYAASPQPVEHAPVRAESRGATPDVRMSSYKSRATSLLFNLKDNRKRVKSTYSPTKFKGLETLDKNKQHPMQELPRETVIDIPDFPDQDIQFTQLEESGRTNAAINQYHGSGYSMLNSQPATAHAGLYPEYNLSDYQTAQMQGQMVHHSGFSGFIPENYTGNQLANGQNLHEDLTSFAPYKQGVIDNVGTLVGDAYSLKPSYSAAETSRLSADNNQSREYLIRKTNTEQPFNETVGSVFTKVERYEQLKDNRHNYNNASSQDQWRQTNSQDTEKLSLKAGVSPWKQEIAALTEKTKQENQPGMSKEMEKVEMTESFGVGTSSKKKPGLVNSNISNQPAPHSFSNTVENPAYYGLQPPLAFKDKNVAQKYSGHNEKDEQKDKYLAQNYTGLTNREHRSQHAVYSATDKPIAMQETNQRKQYMSIPKVHEMQSLQPTEATQQFEQNIEKKSLPNPDNTSATTMENQTKDRQFAEVKQVMAEHIKAQHAQAELAKAQQRAQVEQPKAELARLILAGQTGSEAVKTEQAKSEQSRVKEAKSEYNNEEKRKEEHTQQFQEIKPDWAREEQARAEHTRVQRVTDEPRYITEEAGAKHTREEQRKQVKVEQAEAERLKEEHIKTELVKTEQAAQVIVKQAKIEPVTGKRIHAEHAEEVKREQMEARQIGTKKVNTKQIEADCGKGEQRKTEQMKEQQTEAEVETKLVEVGNVKADCIKIEEIRQAKDEGGSVGKVNAEQLKTQRHTPKEIKPEERKVEWAKLEKIKVEGAKADLIKIESMQERSAKLTAKITATQQFKSEPDKVEQVKTELAKAKAELAKIKEKMRGEQIEKVGHTVIRKEEDTAISAPLKVNINKKEENKKQEPAAQIHPEKLETVTRNSITQTDKGAEEYDNLREKYGFNNAVSTNINKVSATGNVSSNDAIETQTVSLDRTETVNKEKSKDEGSIAANTESKEEVGSSKVKESQYVYSESSKEFKLSSADDVSTKVHKSDKVKNDTTEKVEKSDPVRNPDASLQRDSDSAKPLTIERKPKSIELNVGPAKDLQFTPPRSLSHKEKAQSKQEILTSKIKAHAEKEISAIKEKGFALRDGFISKSSSKLSVGSVRQKPTSQEAMKKNEMSNTGTPKHQLEPSGVQVEPAKPVLISSSATTPLKSVATTSQSVDQSQKPAPKKQLKNSSDEPEPTTSTKQTGSTTEGIVKNQTQENQPEMKSTKQNKEHTFKTDQGKQQANHGEISVKQKEGLKDNLDINTDLLTRKKQNPSQTTSVKSEIPKSVTTEKAENKEQVHEDSSAPSINLFLGQKERAVVDDSLQIMGIMVTVRERNLSPSTGQGNNSALKQMNETERGSSNSGVDKHDPNTGREVGEGNRPTNKVTEDHMEICMKGPTVNVPEVSSLETPKNNTTGNVTVKKTNILQESSTINAKPQKKTQPEALADKEVPFTVTVPAKNKLSAETERYKEDMKASETNNFADKTVKENSRADELKTHTNEKNPQKVQNNENLIVKVVDTGIKNKNDASAHGVNPSVKEDITAVKNQSKISNIHGTSAPLVEEKKHDSTAPKTFSKASLSNNLTENKNAHESPKLQHKETNIGLNYQADDGVHIDSIAVRVVPAGTEKDNIKMGVKCPSITFPTDVVPSNESKQVVSSIPAVSNSKIQTKDLTPASSETKKDSLEDKLRVQQVLSSVKKLSDALKNSNPQSSTNANNENIQAEHGKSEKVKKSGKLLEDLNVQPVLGDYFQVQGVTETSNDLHGNRGTAGDTTNGRELPGILSNKTTNSNESHKDGKIEAFVFSVDQEKMKTAELRIQSDNLKGKTWETEEKLASRQADGSTETWSNNEQTKPGQSNPTRKHHSENRSSLVAIERQSSGNSHSNTIKEKPEVKPKPKERVSTIPEISALADYARLKVIVSEDRDVNSVQEFPPNKREGFFPLIQSRHSRRPVFTADPQEPSVKEKRLPNKTEFNAKANKEPKALVFPITEKEHQRTGMFKLDAKVNEGVSDNVGRNHREINNSPTVQTEQMGGGGNQGHSQVDQSICQPNNLSLQTTTTEGSTNSLPRPTMGQMHNWKENKSSLRKSERTEKQDVFTGAKTEGEKTDKLNKEKLATQHEETKTKQWGRIKQLEEVSRSEEDKREDMRIKQMLEESRASLAEEERRAIRREEERRAKEREAITIKIKERREKQKEAERKAEEERKSTQKEEERAAQIEENMRAKQREEEMKIRETEKRRIKIEEEKAAQEEQQRRAVQDEQQRRATQEEQQRRVIEEEKQRRAAQEEKQRRATLEEQQKRAVQEEKQRRAAQEEQQRRAEQEELQRRAALEEQQKRALQEEQQRRAAQEELQKRAALEEQQKRALQEEQQRRAAQEEQQKRALQEEKQRRAAQEEQQKRALQEERQRRAAQEEQERRAAQEEQQRRAALEEQQKRALQEERQRRAAQEEQQRRAAQEEQQRRAAQEEQQRRAALEEQQKQALQEEKQRRVAKELQMRVAKEEQERRAIEVEQQRRVIEEEQQRAEQQKRAAQVEQQRAAKEEQQRRALEDQQRAAYEEQQRRAAEEEQQRNAAQEEQQRRAVKQEQQRRTALIEEQRRAKQIEEKVLADIEEENKRKEREERAAHALEKERMKQILEQEEKGGMHKKEDWMRTQKEEAGEGQEKRDRAGIPKESKAALKEEKRAVQERLLAQREDRVQAKKREEEKVAAQREMLRAAQNDSLQYYAITSTESDRKSRERQLCSPSPSQQRNQSGLESASDSASHPRLYRPHAPASPAPSLPRSNTSSPALGGKPLMFRVKDNTMKGSSLTKSVKPRFHKNYGDDFWLGSPTDRGEEEQDFMRRSAGTPVYPDTGLNRLSAISESSTFHSTSSSQDYSTPTPHYRPYSRRSIVLDEDDSRSIVSNMSEDVESFATSTTDLADIRGLYDYDRPESACSFSSDVSRSLGRPPVVPPKSEKALRRAKRLATRRIKKELSKTAVDSPAGVEKEVSSVPFSSSSTEVRSSNRHAVASPHFSPPVSLAHTPALESSLPSSHTEHQSSHRSFHASPHATGPISLPASSHNAAAAASTHTAPKIVDHVPSSPTFHHVTHPAPVTQYQVESSYPQSYPVTQRKVLQDLGSGQYFVVDMPVPVKTKTFFDPETGKYVQLNVRESGQSIPQHNTQQTFPQPQMKPQQQPLSHAHPAGKPFYQGYHGYPQDYQPAPQRSSVPATLPQDPQPARESNSYGHPATQTGQISEGHRYSPEKTPYMDTVNDIDKTHNTVYSTHGSHESFPECDTNSQLAGSSVCENDNSAHSRYQHRDIITMSELEDFMEVSDW, encoded by the coding sequence CAATGCTGCAGAAGGCGTCAGCCGTTGAGAAGCGCTGTGAATCGGAGTTGGCAGGTCACTTCCCTCACAGGAAGAGGACCCAAAGCCTCGGATCGAACAGGCTTCCTTCCCACCGCCCATCAACTGCATCACCCACCATCGAGATGTCACGACGTGTCCGTGACACCATCAGCTCCGTCAAAGCCCTCCAGCAGAAAATCAAAATGATGACAGAGCAAAATATCACAACAGAGTCGATAACAAGCCAACAGTCAGCATTTTGTAGCAATGATAATTCAGTGGTGTCGAATGTTGTTAACAGCAACATTAGTACAACTCCCTTTAACATGAACCAGCTTCGCACCCCGACAGTCCACGCACATCAGGAAGCAGAGACATTTTTCCAGTCATATGCGGCTTCTCCTCAACCAGTGGAGCACGCTCCAGTGCGAGCCGAAAGCAGGGGAGCCACTCCTGACGTTAGGATGTCCAGCTACAAATCCCGAGCCACCAGCTTACTCTTCAATCTCAAAGACAACAGGAAAAGAGTAAAAAGCACCTACAGCCCCACCAAATTCAAAGGCTTGGAAACactggacaaaaacaaacagcatcctATGCAGGAGCTGCCTAGAGAGACTGTGATAGACATCCCTGATTTTCCAGATCAGGACATTCAGTTTACCCAGCTGGAAGAATCCGGCAGGACTAATGCTGCTATTAACCAGTATCATGGCTCCGGATATTCAATGCTGAATTCTCAGCCTGCAACAGCACATGCAGGCCTATATCCAGAATACAATTTAAGTGATTACCAAACAGCTCAGATGCAAGGTCAGATGGTTCATCACTCTGGGTTCAGTGGTTTCATACCTGAAAATTACACCGGCAATCAGCTGGCTAATGGACAGAATCTTCATGAAGATTTAACATCGTTTGCTCCCTATAAGCAAGGCGTGATAGATAATGTTGGAACCTTGGTGGGGGATGCATACAGCCTTAAACCGTCTTATTCTGCTGCAGAAACATCGAGGCTAAGTGCCGACAACAATCAAAGCAGAGAATATTTAATAAGGAAAACAAATACTGAACAACCTTTTAATGAAACAGTGGGAAGCGTATTCACAAAGGTGGAGAGATATGAGCAGCTCAAAGACAACAGACACAATTACAATAATGCGTCCTCACAGGATCAGTggagacagacaaacagccaGGATACAGAAAAGCTCAGCCTGAAAGCGGGTgtgtctccatggaaacaagaGATAGCTGCTTTAACGGAAAAGACGAAACAAGAAAATCAGCCAGGTATGAGTAAAGAGATGGAGAAGGTAGAGATGACTGAGAGTTTTGGTGTTGGAACATCTTCTAAGAAAAAGCCGGGCTTGGTTAACAGTAACATTTCAAACCAACCGGCCCCACATTCGTTTAGTAATACTGTTGAAAATCCAGCATATTATGGACTACAGCCACCTTTGGcatttaaggacaaaaatgttgCTCAAAAGTATTCTGGACACAATGAGAAAGATGAACAGAAAGATAAGTATCTGGCACAGAATTATACCGGACTCACCAATCGAGAACACAGAAGCCAACATGCTGTTTATTCTGCAACAGACAAACCTATTGCCATGCAAGAAACAAATCAGAGGAAACAATATATGTCAATTCCAAAGGTGCATGAAATGCAAAGTTTGCAGCCAACAGAAGCTACACAGCAGTTTGAACAAAATATTGAGAAAAAATCTCTACCTAACCCAGACAATACATCTGCCACCACCATGGAAAATCAGACAAAGGATAGACAGTTTGCTGAGGTCAAACAGGTCATGGCAGAACATATAAAAGCACAACACGCCCAAGCAGAGCTGGCAAAAGCTCAGCAGCGAGCTCAAGTGGAGCAACCCAAAGCGGAATTGGCTAGGTTAATTTTAGCAGGGCAGACTGGTTCAGAGGCAGTCAAAACAGAACAAGCCAAATCAGAACAGAGCAGAGTAAAAGAAGCCAAATCAGAATATAATaacgaggagaagaggaaagaagaacatACACAACAGTTTCAAGAAATTAAACCAGACTGGGCCAGAGAGGAACAGGCAAGAGCTGAGCACACCCGAGTTCAGAGGGTAACAGATGAGCCAAGATATATTACAGAGGAAGCAGGAGCCAAGCACACGAGAGAGGAGCAGCGTAAGCAGGTCAAAGTAGAACAAGCTGAAGCAGAGAGGCTAAAAGAAGAacacataaaaactgaactgGTCAAGACCGAGCAGGCTGCACAAGTAATAGTAAAGCAAGCAAAAATTGAACCGGTCACAGGAAAAAGGATCCATGCAGAGCACGCTGAGGAAGTTAAAAGAGAGCAGATGGAGGCCAGACAAATCGGAACAAAAAAGGTTAACACGAAACAGATTGAAGCAGATTGTGGAAAAGgagaacagagaaaaacagagcaaatgAAAGAGCAACAAACAGAAGCTGAAGTTGAGACAAAGCTTGTCGAAGTAGGAAATGTCAAAGCAGACTGCATTAAAATTGAGGAGATTAGACAAGCAAAAGACGAGGGAGGATCAGTAGGTAAAGTAAATGCAGAGCAacttaaaacacaaagacatacGCCCAAAGAGATCAAACCCgaagagagaaaagtggaatGGGCAAAGTTGGAAAAAATCAAAGTGGAGGGAGCTAAAGCAGACctaataaaaatagaaagtatGCAGGAACGCTCAGCTAAACTAACAGCAAAGATCACAGCCACACAACAGTTCAAAAGTGAGCCAGACAAAGTTGAGCAAGTTAAGACAGAGCTGGCTAAAGCTAAAGCGGAATTGgccaaaataaaagagaaaatgagaggcGAGCAAATAGAGAAAGTAGGTCATACAGTCATaagaaaagaggaggacacTGCAATCAGTGCTCCTTTAAAagtaaatatcaataaaaaggaagaaaacaaaaagcaggaaCCGGCAGCACAGATTCATCCAGAGAAACTAGAGACAGTCACCAGAAACAGCATCACTCAGACTGACAAAGGAGCTGAGGAGTACGACAATCTCAGAGAGAAATATGGCTTCAACAACGCCGTTTcgacaaacataaacaaagtgTCAGCTACAGGGAATGTGTCCTCAAATGATGCCATTGAAACACAGACTGTTTCTCTTGATAGAACTGAGACGGTAAACAAAGAGAAATCAAAAGATGAAGGATCCATTGCAGCTAACACAGAAAGTAAGGAGGAAGTAGGCAGCTCTAAGGTGAAAGAAAGTCAATATGTTTACAGTGAGTCATCCAAAGAATTCAAATTATCCAGTGCAGATGATGTATCTACGAAAGTACATAAAAGTGATAAAGTGAAGAATGATACTACTGAAAAGGTAGAAAAAAGTGACCCTGTGAGAAACCCTGACGCTTCACTGCaaagagattctgattcagCTAAACCGCTCACAATTGAACGAAAACCTAAGTCCATCGAGCTGAATGTGGGCCCAGCCAAAGATCTGCAATTTACCCCTCCCAGATCACTGTCCCACAAAGAGAAAGCTCAGAGCAAGCAGGAGATTCTGACTTCCAAGATTAAAGCTCATGCTGAAAAGGAGATTTCAGCTATTAAAGAAAAGGGTTTTGCTCTACGAGATGGTTTCATATCCAAGAGTTCATCCAAGTTATCAGTAGGTAGTGTCCGACAGAAGCCAACATCACAGGAAGcaatgaaaaagaatgaaatgtccAACACTGGTACACCAAAGCACCAGTTGGAGCCTTCAGGAGTGCAGGTGGAACCAGCTAAGCCTGTTTTAATCTCAAGCTCGGCTACAACACCACTTAAGTCTGTTGCGACCACTAGTCAGTCAGTAGACCAGTCACAGAAACCGGCTCCaaaaaaacaattgaaaaaCAGCAGTGATGAACCAGAGCCAACCACAAGCACAAAGCAAACGGGAAGCACAACTGAGGGAATCGTAAAAAATCAAACGCAAGAGAATCAACCCGAGATGAAGTCAACCAAGCAAAATAAAGAGCACACTTTCAAGACCGACCAAGGAAAGCAGCAAGCAAATCATGGAGAAAtctctgtaaaacaaaaagagggaCTGAAAGACAATTTAGACATCAATACTGACCTTCTCaccagaaagaaacaaaacccGTCACAAACTACAAGCGTTAAATCTGAAATCCCTAAATCTGTGACAACAGAAAAGgctgaaaacaaagaacaagttCACGAAGACTCATCAGCACCTTCAATAAATCTTTTCTTAGGTCAAAAAGAGAGAGCTGTAGTCGACGACAGCTTGCAGATTATGGGAATAATGGTAACTGTACGCGAAAGAAACCTTTCTCCAAGCACTGGTCAGGGAAATAATAGCgctctaaaacaaatgaatgaaacagagagagggagcagtAATTCAGGGGTTGATAAGCATGATCCCAACACTGGTCGAGAAGTAGGAGAAGGTAATAGACCTACAAATAAGGTTACAGAAGATCACATGGAGATTTGTATGAAAGGTCCCACTGTAAATGTACCAGAAGTATCAAGCTTAGAGACACCAAAGAACAATACTACTGGGAATGTCactgtgaaaaagacaaatatcctGCAGGAGAGTTCAACTATAAATGCAAAACCCCAAAAGAAAACGCAGCCAGAAGCACTGGCTGACAAAGAAGTGCCCTTCACAGTCACTGTACctgctaaaaataaactgtcagcTGAAACTGAAAGATACAAGGAGGACATGAAAGCAAGTGAAACAAACAACTTTGCAGATAAAACGGTAAAAGAAAACTCAAGGGCAGATGAACTTAAGACTCACACCAATGAGAAAAATCcacaaaaagtgcaaaacaatgaaaacttaATTGTCAAAGTTGTGGACACTGGAATTAAGAATAAGAATGATGCTTCAGCTCATGGTGTCAATCCGTCAGTCAAAGAAGATATTACAGCTGTTAAAAATCAATCCAAAATCAGCAACATACATGGCACAAGTGCACCTCTagtggaagaaaagaaacatgactCAACAGCGCCAAAAACCTTCAGCAAGGCCAGCCTTTCTAACAATTTAACTGAGAACAAAAACGCACACGAATCTCCTAAACTTCAACATAAGGAGACAAATATTGGACTAAATTATCAAGCGGACGATGGTGTGCACATTGATAGTATTGCTGTCAGAGTTGTGCCAGCTGGAACAGAGAAGGACAACATAAAAATGGGAGTAAAATGTCCCAGCATCACTTTCCCTACAGATGTGGTGCCATCAAATGAGTCAAAACAAGTTGTCTCATCTATTCCGGCTGTCTCAAATAGTAAAATTCAAACCAAAGACCTCACTCCAGCAAGCAgtgagacaaagaaagacagtTTGGAAGACAAATTACGAGTACAACAAGTATTGTCCAGTGTGAAGAAACTGTCTGATGCATTGAAAAACAGCAATCCACAGAGCAGCACAAATGCAAACAATGAGAATATTCAAGCTGAACATGGAAAGTctgaaaaagtaaagaaaagtgGGAAATTGCTTGAGGATTTAAACGTACAACCAGTGCTGGGAGACTACTTTCAAGTACAAGGAGTAACAGAAACAAGCAATGACCTACATGGCAATAGAGGCACTGCAGGAGATACAACAAATGGAAGGGAACTTCCAGGGATActatcaaacaaaacaactaacaGTAATGAATCACACAAGGATGGAAAAATTGAAGCCTTTGTGTTCAGTGTAGatcaagagaaaatgaaaacagctgaaTTAAGAATTCAGAGTGACAACCTGAAAGGGAAAACTtgggaaacagaagaaaagctgGCTTCAAGACAAGCTGATGGTTCCACTGAGACATGGAGTAATAATGAACAAACGAAGCCAGGTCAAAGTAATCCCACCAGAAAACACCACTCAGAGAATCGATCCAGTTTAGTAGCAATTGAAAGACAAAGTTCAGGAAATTCCCACTCAAATACGATTAAAGAAAAACCTGAAgttaaaccaaaaccaaaagaaaGGGTGTCCACAATACCAGAGATATCAGCACTGGCAGACTATGCCAGGTTAAAGGTAATAGTTTCAGAGGACAGAGACGTGAACTCAGTTCAGGAATTCCCTCCCAACAAAAGAGAAGGATTCTTTCCACTAATACAGTCTCGTCATAGTAGACGCCCTGTGTTCACCGCTGACCCACAAGAGCCATCTGTAAAAGAGAAACGTTTGCCAAATAAGACAGAGTTCAACGCCAAAGCGAACAAAGAGCCAAAAGCACTAGTATTTCCAATTACAGAGAAAGAACACCAGAGGACGGGGATGTTCAAACTGGATGCCAAGGTGAATGAAGGTGTGTCAGACAATGTGGGAAGAAATCATAGAGAGATAAATAATTCACCAACAGTTCAGACAGAACAAATGGGTGGAGGTGGTAACCAAGGACACTCTCAAGTAGATCAAAGTATCTGTCAGCCAAACAATCTGTCTTtgcaaacaacaaccacagagggATCGACAAATTCTCTTCCACGTCCAACCATGGGCCAAATGCACaactggaaagaaaacaagtcaTCTCTAAGGAAAAGTGAGAGGACTGAGAAACAAGATGTATTCACCGGGGCTAAGACTGAAGGTGAGAAGACagataaactaaataaagaaaagcttGCAACTCAGCAtgaagaaaccaaaacaaagcagtGGGGTAGAATAAAACAACTGGAGGAAGTGTCCAGGAGTGAAGAGGACAAAAGAGAAGACATGAGAATAAAACAGATGTTAGAGGAGAGTAGAGCTTCTCTGgctgaagaagagaggagagctATCCgtagagaagaggagaggagggcaaAAGAGCGTGAGGCCATAACTATTAAGAtcaaggagagaagagaaaaacaaaaagaagctgagagaaaagcagaggaagaaagaaagtcaacgcagaaagaagaagagagagctgCTCAAATAGAAGAGAATATGAGAGCAAAGCaaagggaagaagaaatgaaaataagagaAACTGAGAAGAGGAGAATCAAAATTGAGGAGGAGAAAGCTGCTCAAGAGGAACAGCAAAGGCGAGCTGTACAAGATGAGCAGCAAAGGAGAGCTACACAAGAGGAGCAGCAAAGGAGAGTCATAGaagaggaaaagcaaagaagaGCTGCACAAGAGGAAAAGCAAAGGAGAGCCACACTAGAGGAACAGCAAAAGCGAGCTGTACAAGAGGAAAAGCAAAGGAGAGCAGCGCAAGAGGAACAGCAAAGGAGAGCAGAACAAGAGGAACTGCAAAGGAGAGCCGCACTAGAGGAACAGCAAAAGCGAGCTCTACAAGAGGAACAGCAAAGGAGAGCAGCACAAGAGGAACTGCAAAAGAGAGCTGCACTAGAGGAACAGCAAAAGCGAGCTCTACAAGAGGAACAGCAAAGGAGAGCTGCACAAGAGGAACAGCAAAAGCGAGCTCTACAAGAGGAAAAGCAAAGGAGAGCAGCACAAGAGGAGCAGCAAAAGCGAGCTCTACAAGAAGAAAGGCAAAGGAGAGCAGCACAAGAGGAACAGGAAAGGAGAGCTGCACAAGAGGAACAGCAAAGGAGAGCTGCACTAGAGGAACAGCAAAAGCGAGCTCTACAAGAGGAAAGGCaaagaagagcagcacaagAGGAACAGCAAAGGAGAGCTGCACAAGAGGAACAGCAAAGGAGAGCAGCACAAGAGGAACAGCAAAGGAGAGCCGCACTAGAGGAACAACAAAAGCAAGCTCTACaagaggaaaagcaaagaaggGTAGCAAAAGAACTGCAAATGAGAGTTGCCAAAGAAGAGCAGGAAAGGAGAGCCATAGAAGTGGAGCAGCAAAGGAGGGTCATAGAAGAGGAGCAGCAAAGAGCAGAACAGCAAAAGAGAGCTGCACAAGTGGAGCAACAGAGAGCAGCAAAAGAGGAACAGCAAAGGAGAGCCCTTGAAGATCAACAGAGAGCTGCATATGAAGAGCAGcaaagaagagctgcagaagagGAGCAGCAAAGGAACGCTGCACAAGAGGAACAGCAAAGGAGAGCTGTAAAGCAAGAGCAGCAAAGGAGGACCGCTCTGATTGAGGAGCAAAGGAGGGCTAAACAAATTGAGGAGAAGGTACTTGCTGATattgaggaggaaaataaaagaaaggagagagaagagagagctgcTCATGCTTTAGAAAAGGAGAGGATGAAGCAGATCCTTGAACAAGAGGAGAAGGGTGGAATGCATAAAAAAGAGGATTGGATGAGAACTCAAAAAGAGGAGGCAGGGGAAGGGCAAGAGAAAAGGGACAGGGCTGGAATACCTAAGGAGAGTAAAGCTGcactgaaagaggagaagagagcagtTCAAGAGCGACTGCTCGCTCAAAGAGAGGATAGGGTCCAGgctaaaaagagagaagaagaaaaggtagCAGCTCAGAGGGAAATGTTGAGAGCAGCACAAAACGATTCTCTCCAGTATTATGCCATCACCTCAACAGAATCAGATAGGAAATCCAGAGAAAGGCAACTATGCTCCCCCTCACCTTCCCAACAAAGAAATCAATCAGGACTTGAGTCAGCCAGTGACTCAGCATCCCACCCTAGGTTGTATAGGCCTCATGCCCCTGcatctccagctccatctcTGCCCCGTTCTAAcacttcctctcctgctctAGGAGGCAAGCCCTTAATGTTCAGGGTGAAGGATAACACCATGAAAGGTTCCTCTTTGACCAAGTCAGTCAAGCCACGCTTCCATAAGAACTATGGAGACGATTTTTGGCTGGGTTCACCCACCGACCggggggaggaagagcaggatTTTATGAGACGCAGTGCTGGAACACCTGTCTATCCTGACACAGGGTTAAACAGGCTTTCTGCTATCAGTGAGTCCTCCACCTTCCATTCAACATCTTCATCACAAGATTACTCAACCCCCACCCCTCATTACAGGCCCTATTCCAGGAGAAGCATTGTTCTGGATGAAGACGACTCCCGCTCTATTGTCAGCAACATGTCAGAGGATGTGGAGAGTTTTGCCACCAGTACAACCGACCTGGCTGACATACGAGGTCTGTATGACTATGACAGACCAGAATCAGCCTGCAGCTTTAGCAGCGATGTGTCCCGTTCTTTGGGGAGGCCTCCTGTTGTTCCCCCTAAAAGTGAGAAGGCCTTGCGCAGAGCCAAAAGGTTAGCCACTCGGAGGATAAAGAAAGAGTTGTCCAAAACTGCAGTAGACAGCCCTGCTGGAGTTGAGAAGGAAGTATCCAGTgtccctttttcctcctcctccactgagGTACGGTCCTCCAACCGCCATGCTGTGGCTTCCCCGCATTTTTCCCCACCCGTCTCCCTTGCTCACACTCCAGCGCTGGAATCTAGCTTGCCTTCTTCACATACAGAGCACCAATCTTCTCACCGCTCTTTCCACGCTTCCCCTCATGCCACTGGTCCCATCTCACTCCCAGCTTCCTCGcataatgctgctgctgctgcttccaccCATACTGCTCCTAAGATAGTTGACCATGTTCCTTCTTCTCCCACTTTCCATCATGTCACCCATCCAGCTCCAGTGACACAGTACCAGGTAGAATCAAGCTATCCCCAGTCCTATCCAGTCACCCAGCGCAAGGTGCTGCAAGATCTCGGCTCTGGTCAGTATTTTGTAGTGGACATGCCCGttccagtgaaaacaaagaCGTTCTTTGATCCAGAGACTGGAAAGTATGTTCAGCTGAATGTGCGCGAGTCTGGTCAGAGTATCCCGCAACATAACACCCAACAAACGTTTCCACAGCCCCAGATGAAGCCTCAACAACAGCCCCTCTCCCATGCCCATCCAGCAGGCAAACCCTTTTATCAAGGCTATCATGGTTATCCCCAAGACTACCAACCTGCACCCCAGAGGTCATCAGTTCCTGCAACCCTACCCCAGGACCCACAACCTGCCAGGGAGAGCAACAGCTATGGACATCCAGCCACTCAAACAGGACAGATCTCTGAAGGGCATCGCTACAGCCCAGAGAAAACTCCATACATGGACACAGTTAATGATATAGACAAAACACATAACACAGTTTACAGCACACATGGCTCACATGAGTCGTTCCCAGAGTGTGACACAAACAGCCAGCTTGCAGGAAGCTCAGTTTGCGAAAATGATAACTCAGCCCACTCACGATATCAGCACCGTGATATAATTACCATGAGTGAACTGGAGGACTTCATGGAGGTGTCTGACTGGTGA